Proteins from one Stenotrophomonas aracearum genomic window:
- a CDS encoding polyhydroxyalkanoic acid system family protein: MSKIDITHAHALPAEAVRTAVEAMAAKLTEKYGVTANWVGDALSFNGSGVEGLIELLPGNVHVKAELGFPVSMMKGMVEEQIRNTLREKLG, translated from the coding sequence ATGTCCAAGATCGATATCACCCACGCCCACGCCCTGCCCGCCGAGGCAGTGCGCACGGCGGTGGAGGCCATGGCGGCCAAGCTCACCGAGAAGTACGGCGTGACCGCCAACTGGGTCGGCGATGCATTGAGCTTCAATGGCTCCGGCGTCGAGGGCCTGATCGAACTGCTGCCGGGCAACGTGCACGTCAAAGCGGAACTGGGCTTCCCGGTGTCGATGATGAAGGGCATGGTGGAAGAGCAGATCCGCAACACCCTGCGCGAAAAGCTCGGCTGA
- the serC gene encoding 3-phosphoserine/phosphohydroxythreonine transaminase: protein MTRAFNFSAGPATLPESVLRQAQAEMLEWNGAGASIVEMSHRGPEFIAVAAEADADLRRLIGIPDDYAVLFLAGGATTQQALLALNFASPGQTVDYVLTGHWGKTAIKQVSPYVRVNVAASSEANGFHDIPPRDQWQLSHDAAYVHITANETIHGVEFRDTPDVGNVPLFADFSSSIASEPLDVSRYGLIYAGAQKNLGPVGVSVVIVRRDLLERSGQPRADIFDYRSHVARDSMLNTPPTWNWYLAGLVFKWMLAEGGVEEFARRNAAKSALVYGAIDASGGFYRNEVVPAARSRMNIPFFLPDETLTARFVSESKAAGLLALKGHKAVGGIRASLYNALPVEGAQALAGFMRDFQQRNG from the coding sequence ATGACGCGCGCGTTCAATTTCAGTGCCGGCCCTGCAACCCTGCCGGAATCGGTCCTGCGCCAGGCGCAGGCGGAAATGTTGGAATGGAACGGCGCTGGCGCCTCCATTGTGGAAATGAGCCACCGCGGCCCGGAGTTCATCGCCGTGGCCGCCGAGGCCGACGCCGACCTGCGCCGCCTGATCGGCATTCCCGACGACTACGCCGTGCTGTTCCTGGCCGGCGGCGCCACCACCCAGCAGGCCCTGCTGGCCCTGAACTTCGCCAGCCCCGGGCAGACCGTGGACTACGTGCTCACCGGGCACTGGGGCAAGACCGCGATCAAGCAGGTCAGCCCCTACGTGCGGGTCAACGTCGCAGCCAGCAGCGAGGCCAACGGCTTCCACGACATCCCGCCGCGCGACCAATGGCAGTTGTCCCACGATGCCGCCTACGTGCACATCACCGCCAACGAAACCATCCACGGCGTCGAGTTCCGTGACACCCCGGACGTGGGCAACGTGCCCCTGTTCGCCGATTTCAGCTCCTCCATTGCCAGCGAGCCGCTGGACGTCTCGCGCTACGGCCTGATCTACGCCGGCGCGCAGAAGAACCTCGGCCCGGTCGGCGTCTCGGTGGTGATCGTGCGCCGCGACCTGCTCGAACGCAGCGGCCAGCCGCGCGCCGACATCTTCGACTACCGCTCGCACGTCGCCCGCGACTCCATGCTCAACACCCCACCGACCTGGAACTGGTACCTGGCCGGCCTGGTCTTCAAGTGGATGCTGGCCGAAGGCGGCGTGGAAGAGTTCGCCCGCCGCAATGCCGCCAAGTCCGCACTGGTCTACGGCGCTATCGATGCCTCCGGCGGCTTTTACCGCAACGAGGTGGTGCCGGCCGCGCGGTCACGCATGAACATCCCGTTCTTCCTGCCCGACGAAACGCTCACCGCGCGTTTCGTCAGTGAATCCAAGGCGGCCGGCCTGCTGGCGCTGAAGGGTCACAAGGCGGTGGGCGGCATCCGTGCCTCGCTGTACAACGCACTGCCGGTGGAAGGCGCGCAGGCGCTGGCCGGCTTCATGCGCGATTTCCAACAGCGCAACGGCTGA
- the pheA gene encoding prephenate dehydratase yields the protein MATKPAKPKAPAAKPKSKQADAVPTVAAPVLSDVRAKIDHIDRSIQALIAERAQFAHQVGKAKGKLAAAVDYYRPEREAQVLRMVVDRNEGPLSDEVLVHVFREIMSACLAQQEPLKIGYLGPEGTFSQQAVLKHFGRSALGLPLASIEEVFQEVEAGNADFGVVPVENSGQGTIQITLDMFLTSNLKICGEVELRVQQYLMSRSGRLDDVERVYGHPQSFMQTSSWLRANLPKAEKVPVSSNAEGARRARNADDAAAIGGESAGHVYGLKKVVTKPIQNDADNTTRFLVIGRQFFPTSGHDRTSVLVFIHDKPGALFDVLSPFARHGISMNRIESRPSHNAKWEYGFFIDLAGHIDDDAMQAALAELKAHSAQIKVLGSYPVAVP from the coding sequence ATGGCTACCAAACCCGCCAAGCCCAAGGCACCCGCCGCCAAACCGAAGAGCAAACAGGCCGACGCCGTTCCCACCGTCGCCGCCCCGGTGCTCTCCGACGTGCGCGCCAAGATCGACCACATCGACCGCAGCATCCAGGCGCTGATCGCCGAGCGCGCGCAGTTCGCCCACCAGGTCGGCAAGGCCAAGGGCAAGCTCGCCGCCGCCGTCGACTACTACCGCCCCGAGCGCGAAGCGCAGGTGCTGCGCATGGTGGTGGACCGCAACGAAGGCCCGCTCAGCGACGAAGTGCTGGTGCATGTGTTCCGCGAAATCATGTCGGCCTGCCTGGCCCAGCAGGAGCCGCTGAAGATCGGTTATCTCGGTCCGGAAGGCACCTTCAGCCAGCAGGCCGTGCTCAAGCACTTCGGCCGCTCGGCGCTGGGCCTGCCGCTGGCCAGCATCGAAGAAGTGTTCCAGGAAGTGGAAGCCGGCAACGCCGATTTCGGCGTGGTGCCGGTGGAAAACTCGGGGCAGGGCACCATCCAGATCACCCTGGACATGTTCCTCACTTCCAACCTGAAGATCTGCGGCGAAGTCGAACTGCGCGTGCAGCAGTACCTGATGTCGCGCAGCGGCCGGCTGGACGATGTCGAGCGCGTGTACGGCCACCCGCAGTCGTTCATGCAGACCTCCTCGTGGCTGCGTGCCAACCTGCCCAAGGCCGAGAAGGTGCCGGTCTCCAGCAACGCCGAAGGCGCGCGCCGTGCGCGCAACGCCGACGACGCGGCCGCCATCGGTGGCGAGAGTGCAGGGCACGTATACGGCCTGAAGAAGGTGGTCACCAAGCCGATCCAGAACGACGCCGACAACACCACCCGCTTCCTGGTGATCGGCCGCCAGTTCTTCCCGACCTCCGGCCACGACCGCACCTCGGTGCTGGTGTTCATCCACGACAAGCCTGGCGCGCTGTTCGACGTGCTCAGCCCGTTCGCGCGCCACGGCATCAGCATGAACCGCATCGAATCGCGGCCCTCGCATAACGCCAAGTGGGAATACGGCTTCTTCATCGACCTGGCCGGCCACATCGACGACGACGCGATGCAGGCCGCGCTGGCCGAGCTCAAGGCGCACTCGGCACAGATCAAGGTGCTGGGTTCCTACCCGGTCGCCGTGCCCTGA
- a CDS encoding phasin family protein — protein MNAHDDYDDRTGEKPSLQDQAERFSRKLTDSAQQIWLAGLGAFGRAQAEGSRVFDNLVREGETIDARNREQAGDAPRWRDNVEEHLGEAREKAAGTWDKVEKAFDDRVQGVLKRLNIPTAEDVAALNARIDALTTRLNRAEARNASPNADPLPGTHQSPGSDA, from the coding sequence ATGAACGCACACGACGACTACGATGACCGCACCGGCGAGAAGCCCTCGCTGCAGGACCAGGCCGAGCGCTTTTCGCGCAAGCTGACCGATTCGGCGCAGCAGATCTGGCTGGCCGGGCTGGGCGCGTTTGGACGCGCACAGGCCGAGGGCAGCCGGGTGTTCGACAACCTGGTCCGCGAAGGCGAGACCATCGACGCACGCAACCGTGAGCAGGCCGGGGACGCCCCGCGCTGGCGCGACAACGTCGAGGAACACCTGGGCGAAGCCCGCGAAAAGGCGGCCGGCACCTGGGACAAGGTGGAGAAGGCCTTCGACGACCGGGTCCAGGGCGTGCTCAAGCGCCTGAACATCCCGACCGCCGAGGACGTGGCCGCGCTCAATGCCCGGATCGACGCCCTGACCACCCGCCTCAACCGGGCCGAAGCGAGAAATGCGTCGCCCAATGCGGACCCGCTGCCGGGCACGCATCAGTCCCCGGGATCGGACGCCTGA
- a CDS encoding FHA domain-containing protein — MQNLLVHFTHRQHPDQPLKPGVQRIVRHASGGVRLGGDAAGTLLLAQFCLDDRGLWLQVASGMRGIHVNGRPVRRMALLRPGDAVYADGVEMVVQGECEVLNHAPSRSDDGGDDQRLLRGVGGQHHGRSFTLDRPRVIGRGLESDIVIDDPAFAEQHARIERHGDRLLLRDLGAGESTRVNGVSVRHCWLQPGDQLVFDAQHRFVLEVPHDGRKRVASVEEDELLDLPSAVEAPAKPARVSRWPWLLGSALLLAGLLSLLLWFGAR; from the coding sequence GTGCAGAACCTGCTTGTTCACTTCACCCATCGCCAACACCCCGACCAGCCCTTGAAGCCGGGGGTGCAGCGCATCGTGCGCCACGCCTCGGGCGGCGTGCGCCTCGGCGGTGACGCCGCCGGCACCCTGCTGCTGGCCCAGTTCTGCCTGGACGACCGCGGCCTGTGGCTGCAGGTGGCGTCCGGCATGCGCGGCATCCACGTCAACGGCCGGCCGGTGCGGCGGATGGCGCTGCTGCGCCCCGGCGACGCGGTCTATGCCGACGGCGTGGAAATGGTGGTGCAGGGCGAATGCGAAGTGCTCAACCACGCCCCGTCGCGCAGCGATGACGGTGGCGACGACCAGCGCCTGCTGCGCGGGGTCGGCGGCCAGCATCACGGCCGCAGCTTCACCCTGGACCGTCCGCGCGTGATCGGGCGTGGGCTCGAATCGGACATCGTCATCGACGATCCAGCCTTTGCCGAACAGCACGCACGGATCGAACGGCACGGCGACCGCCTGCTGCTGCGCGACCTGGGCGCCGGCGAATCCACCCGGGTCAATGGCGTCAGCGTGCGCCACTGCTGGCTGCAGCCCGGCGACCAGCTGGTCTTCGACGCGCAGCATCGGTTCGTGCTGGAAGTGCCACACGACGGCCGCAAGCGCGTGGCCAGCGTGGAGGAAGACGAACTGCTCGACCTGCCCAGCGCGGTGGAAGCCCCGGCCAAGCCGGCGCGGGTCAGCCGCTGGCCCTGGCTGCTGGGCAGCGCATTGCTGCTGGCCGGCCTGCTCAGCCTGCTGCTGTGGTTCGGCGCGCGCTGA
- a CDS encoding energy transducer TonB yields the protein MSASRSSSGKNITFQLPRRSLFISAIAFGVGVLLFLVVWLSSRNNDFYKAGPAQTPQEVAEVEPLPEPLAAAAGSSDMPDAKPVPVDEERPQLVETAPPPPPAAAPAPTPEAAPVAMAAGDRPQPIAEQSPPPTYPPSALRNGVEGSVVVRVDVDPSGVPMDVTVIQRSGSRDLDRAATDAVRRWRFLPAQANGQPVQGSIEVPFDFKTQ from the coding sequence ATGTCCGCTTCCCGTTCCTCGTCTGGCAAGAACATCACCTTCCAGCTGCCCCGCCGCAGCCTTTTCATCTCCGCCATCGCCTTTGGCGTGGGCGTGCTGCTGTTCTTGGTGGTGTGGCTGAGCAGCCGCAACAACGACTTCTACAAGGCTGGGCCGGCCCAGACCCCGCAGGAGGTTGCGGAGGTGGAGCCCCTGCCCGAGCCGCTGGCGGCCGCGGCCGGGTCCAGCGACATGCCCGATGCCAAGCCGGTGCCGGTGGACGAGGAACGGCCGCAGCTGGTCGAAACCGCCCCGCCCCCGCCGCCCGCCGCTGCGCCAGCTCCCACGCCAGAGGCCGCACCGGTGGCGATGGCCGCCGGCGACCGCCCGCAGCCGATTGCCGAGCAGTCGCCGCCGCCGACCTACCCGCCGTCCGCACTGCGCAATGGCGTGGAAGGCAGCGTGGTGGTGCGCGTGGACGTGGACCCCAGCGGTGTGCCGATGGACGTGACCGTCATCCAGCGCAGCGGCTCGCGCGATCTGGACCGCGCCGCGACGGATGCGGTGCGCCGCTGGCGCTTCCTGCCAGCGCAGGCCAATGGCCAGCCGGTGCAGGGCAGCATTGAAGTGCCGTTCGATTTCAAAACGCAGTAA
- a CDS encoding energy transducer TonB, translating to MSVTHTHEMPASPQHQRDVIDASERRRTSPVLWIALIVAMFAAALVWLRYASPDDTATAPVGERMLPATETPVATTPAPATRQAAPATTQRRAAPAVRDRDARPLSSNAKPEYPRSALRSGVEGSVIASLNVDTRGQVTDANIVQRSGGRDRDLDRAVLTTVRDWKFEPAMQDGRAVASVVRVPVDFKTAER from the coding sequence ATGAGTGTTACCCATACCCATGAGATGCCCGCTTCGCCGCAGCACCAGCGCGACGTCATTGATGCGTCCGAGCGTCGGCGTACCTCGCCGGTGTTGTGGATTGCGCTGATTGTTGCGATGTTCGCTGCGGCTCTGGTCTGGCTGCGTTACGCCAGCCCCGATGACACCGCGACCGCGCCGGTGGGCGAGCGCATGCTGCCGGCTACTGAGACGCCGGTTGCTACCACCCCGGCACCGGCTACGCGCCAGGCGGCTCCGGCCACCACCCAGCGCCGCGCTGCCCCGGCCGTGCGTGATCGCGATGCGCGTCCGCTGAGCAGCAATGCGAAGCCGGAGTACCCGCGTTCGGCGCTGCGTAGTGGTGTGGAAGGCAGCGTGATTGCCAGCCTCAACGTGGATACGCGCGGCCAGGTGACCGATGCCAATATCGTGCAGCGTAGTGGCGGTCGTGACCGCGACCTGGACCGTGCGGTGCTGACCACCGTGCGTGACTGGAAGTTCGAGCCGGCGATGCAGGATGGTCGCGCGGTGGCGAGCGTGGTCCGCGTGCCGGTGGATTTCAAGACCGCTGAGCGGTAA
- the aroA gene encoding 3-phosphoshikimate 1-carboxyvinyltransferase, whose amino-acid sequence MTASASWIARKGQPLQGTLTIPGDKSVSHRAVMFAALADGVSHIDGFLEGEDTRATAAIFSQLGVRIETPSPSQRIVHGVGVDGLQAPSAPLDCGNAGTGMRLLAGLLAAQPFDSVLVGDESLSGRPMRRVTGPLAQMGAKIDTEADGTPPLRVHGGQPLHGIDFVSPVASAQVKSAVLLAGLYAQGETAVTEPHPTRDYSERMLRAFGVELEFSPGKARLRGGQRLRATDIAVPADFSSAAFFLVAASIIPGSELRLRQVGLNPRRTGLLAALRLMGADIREENHAEQGGEAVADLVVRYAPLHGAEIPEALVPDMIDEFPALFVAAAAAQGNTVVRGAAELRVKESDRLAAMATGLRSLGVQVDETDDGATIHGGQTLGSGTIESHGDHRIAMAFSIAGQVSSGEVRINDIANVATSFPNFDGIARGAGFGLV is encoded by the coding sequence ATGACCGCTTCCGCTTCCTGGATCGCCCGCAAGGGGCAGCCCCTGCAGGGCACCCTGACCATTCCCGGCGACAAGTCCGTTTCGCACCGCGCGGTGATGTTCGCCGCCCTGGCCGACGGCGTTTCGCACATCGACGGCTTCCTCGAAGGCGAAGACACCCGTGCCACCGCCGCGATCTTCTCGCAGCTGGGCGTGCGCATTGAAACCCCGTCGCCCTCGCAGCGCATCGTGCACGGCGTCGGCGTGGACGGCCTGCAGGCGCCCAGCGCGCCGCTCGACTGCGGCAACGCCGGCACCGGCATGCGCCTGCTCGCCGGCCTGCTGGCCGCTCAGCCGTTCGATTCGGTGCTGGTCGGCGACGAGTCGCTGTCCGGCCGCCCGATGCGCCGCGTCACCGGCCCGCTCGCGCAGATGGGCGCGAAGATCGACACCGAAGCCGACGGCACCCCGCCGCTGCGCGTGCACGGCGGCCAGCCGCTGCACGGCATCGACTTCGTGTCGCCGGTCGCCAGCGCCCAGGTCAAGTCGGCTGTGCTGCTCGCCGGGCTGTACGCCCAGGGCGAAACCGCCGTGACCGAACCGCACCCGACCCGCGACTACAGCGAGCGCATGCTGCGCGCCTTCGGCGTGGAGCTCGAGTTCTCGCCCGGCAAGGCCCGCCTGCGCGGCGGCCAGCGCCTGCGCGCTACCGACATCGCGGTGCCGGCCGACTTCTCCTCGGCCGCGTTCTTCCTGGTCGCCGCCAGCATCATTCCGGGCTCGGAACTGCGCCTGCGCCAAGTGGGCCTCAACCCGCGACGCACCGGCCTGCTGGCTGCGCTGCGCCTGATGGGTGCCGACATCCGCGAAGAGAACCACGCCGAGCAGGGTGGGGAGGCCGTGGCCGACCTAGTGGTGCGTTACGCACCTCTGCACGGCGCCGAGATTCCCGAAGCACTGGTACCAGACATGATCGACGAGTTCCCCGCGTTGTTCGTCGCTGCCGCAGCGGCGCAGGGCAACACTGTGGTACGTGGCGCAGCCGAACTGCGGGTCAAGGAATCCGACCGCCTCGCCGCCATGGCCACCGGCCTGCGCAGCCTGGGCGTGCAGGTGGACGAGACCGACGACGGCGCCACCATCCACGGCGGCCAGACGCTGGGCAGCGGCACCATCGAAAGCCACGGCGACCACCGGATAGCCATGGCGTTCTCGATCGCCGGCCAGGTGAGCAGTGGCGAAGTGCGGATCAACGACATCGCCAACGTAGCGACCTCGTTCCCGAATTTCGATGGGATCGCGCGCGGGGCAGGATTCGGCCTCGTCTAA